From a single Tursiops truncatus isolate mTurTru1 chromosome 20, mTurTru1.mat.Y, whole genome shotgun sequence genomic region:
- the RNF222 gene encoding RING finger protein 222 isoform X2 — translation MSRALLSRAAMSEGEGKESLGGECPVCYEKFREMEGASRTLSCGHMFCHDCLVKYLLSTRVDGQVQRTVVCPVCRYVTFLDKKSSCWPSKLDKSSQTLVVPLDPPPGLLREPQIFLISSHGIPLGKQDSILPGRSLAELLEASPVPSSTRSFCSRFQALLLIVLIAVVSVVAAILPWVLLVRKHA, via the exons ATGT CCAGGGCCCTGCTCTCCCGTGCGGCCATGTCCGAGGGGGAGGGCAAGGAAAGCTTGGGCGGCGAGTGCCCCGTGTGCTACGAGAAGTTCCGCGAAATGGAGGGCGCCAGCCGGACGCTGAGCTGTGGCCACATGTTCTGCCATGACTGCCTGGTCAAGTACCTCCTCTCCACGCGTGTGGACGGGCAGGTCCAGAGGACCGTCGTCTGCCCCGTCTGCCGCTACGTCACCTTCCTCGACAAGAAGAGCTCCTGCTGGCCCTCCAAGCTGGACAAGAGCTCTCAGACCCTGGTCGTGCCCTTGGACCCGCCGCCCGGCCTGCTCCGGGAGCCGCAGATCTTCCTCATCAGCAGCCATGGGATACCCCTGGGGAAGCAGGACAGCATCCTGCCCGGGCGCAGCCTGGCCGAGCTGTTGGAGGCCTCCCCGGTGCCCAGCTCCACCCGGTCGTTCTGCAGCCGCTTCCAGGCCCTACTGCTCATCGTCCTCATTGCCGTGGTGTCCGTGGTGGCTGCCATCCTGCCCTGGGTGCTGCTGGTGAGGAAGCACGCGTGA
- the RNF222 gene encoding RING finger protein 222 isoform X1 has product MLWPFPPTARALLSRAAMSEGEGKESLGGECPVCYEKFREMEGASRTLSCGHMFCHDCLVKYLLSTRVDGQVQRTVVCPVCRYVTFLDKKSSCWPSKLDKSSQTLVVPLDPPPGLLREPQIFLISSHGIPLGKQDSILPGRSLAELLEASPVPSSTRSFCSRFQALLLIVLIAVVSVVAAILPWVLLVRKHA; this is encoded by the coding sequence ATGCTCTGGCCCTTCCCGCCCACAGCCAGGGCCCTGCTCTCCCGTGCGGCCATGTCCGAGGGGGAGGGCAAGGAAAGCTTGGGCGGCGAGTGCCCCGTGTGCTACGAGAAGTTCCGCGAAATGGAGGGCGCCAGCCGGACGCTGAGCTGTGGCCACATGTTCTGCCATGACTGCCTGGTCAAGTACCTCCTCTCCACGCGTGTGGACGGGCAGGTCCAGAGGACCGTCGTCTGCCCCGTCTGCCGCTACGTCACCTTCCTCGACAAGAAGAGCTCCTGCTGGCCCTCCAAGCTGGACAAGAGCTCTCAGACCCTGGTCGTGCCCTTGGACCCGCCGCCCGGCCTGCTCCGGGAGCCGCAGATCTTCCTCATCAGCAGCCATGGGATACCCCTGGGGAAGCAGGACAGCATCCTGCCCGGGCGCAGCCTGGCCGAGCTGTTGGAGGCCTCCCCGGTGCCCAGCTCCACCCGGTCGTTCTGCAGCCGCTTCCAGGCCCTACTGCTCATCGTCCTCATTGCCGTGGTGTCCGTGGTGGCTGCCATCCTGCCCTGGGTGCTGCTGGTGAGGAAGCACGCGTGA